One Brachyhypopomus gauderio isolate BG-103 chromosome 15, BGAUD_0.2, whole genome shotgun sequence genomic region harbors:
- the foxi2 gene encoding forkhead box protein I2: MNSIDAQIHHTTHPGASPLQPKSAHESTDMAVYCDNFVYHQQSLPAAQRPAGYGLGDYAPAPNPYIWLNGPGVNSSSSYLHGNNNSFIPPSYGSQRQYLPNSPGFAPPDLGWLSIASQEELLKLVRPPYSYSALIAMAIQNAHEKKLTLSQIYQYVADNFPFYKKSKAGWQNSIRHNLSLNDCFKKVPRDEDDPGKGNYWTLDPNCEKMFDNGNFRRKRKRRSDSSAGVSVSTKPEDGRPLTGTKSSDSPHLGGSISPESDAANESRKGASPASLAPAPCFNNFFSSMSSLSSSPGPVGRQGSLGLVNEITSRNINALSPYHSSPAQDTGGPNEHTEGMHVNRGVYYNSFGGGQNAQFNGHFYNSFSVNSLIYPREGTEL; this comes from the exons ATGAACTCCATCGACGCGCAgatacaccacactacacatcCTGGCGCGAGTCCTCTCCAGCCCAAGAGTGCGCACGAGTCGACGGACATGGCCGTGTACTGCGACAACTTTGTTTACCACCAACAAAGTCTACCAGCTGCTCAGAGACCAGCGGGTTATGGCCTTGGTGATTACGCGCCAGCGCCAAACCCATATATATGGCTTAATGGCCCAGGAGTGAATTCCTCTTCGTCGTACCTACACGGAAACAACAACTCGTTCATCCCGCCATCCTACGGCTCACAGAGGCAGTACCTTCCCAACTCGCCCGGGTTCGCTCCTCCGGACCTCGGCTGGCTCTCTATAGCGAGCCAGGAGGAACTTTTAAAACTCGTGCGCCCACCTTATTCGTACTCGGCACTAATAGCCATGGCGATACAAAACGCACACGAGAAGAAGCTGACGTTAAGTCAGATTTATCAGTATGTGGCGGATAACTTCCCGTTTTATAAGAAGAGCAAGGCCGGGTGGCAAAACTCCATCAGACACAACCTCTCCCTCAATGACTGTTTCAAGAAGGTGCCACGGGACGAGGACGACCCGG GAAAAGGAAATTACTGGACTTTGGACCCAAACTGTGAAAAAATGTTCGACAACGGAAACTTCCGTAGAAAAAGAAAGCGTAGGTCAGATTCTAGCGCTGGAGTCTCTGTCAGCACCAAACCCGAGGATGGTCGACCACTTACAGGTACTAAGTCCTCCGACAGTCCGCACCTGGGCGGCTCTATATCTCCAGAATCAGACGCCGCAAACGAGAGCCGGAAAGGTGCGTCGCCAGCGAGCCTTGCGCCCGCACCTTGCTTCAACAACTTCTTCAGCAGTATGTCCAGTTTAAGTTCCTCACCAGGCCCTGTGGGTAGACAGGGGTCTCTTGGACTGGTCAACGAGATCACAAGTCGAAACATAAACGCCTTGAGCCCGTACCATTCTAGCCCAGCGCAAGACACCGGGGGACCAAATGAACACACAGAGGGCATGCACGTCAACCGAGGTGTATATTATAATTCATTTGGTGGTGGCCAGAACGCTCAGTTCAACGGACACTTCTACAACAGTTTCAGCGTGAACAGTCTTATATACCCGCGCGAGGGCACGGAGTTATAA